Proteins from one Setaria italica strain Yugu1 chromosome V, Setaria_italica_v2.0, whole genome shotgun sequence genomic window:
- the LOC101767484 gene encoding zinc finger protein ZAT3: MATPVQPAASRSPPRPPPPPLPLPPPPPHHDTTLTLALALPPPAFACALSPRPLQARRPRPDGAASSSSFPRVRSSPTGDTLPCTECGKRFASWKALFGHMRCHPERQWRGITPPPHLRHDHHHQQQQQHAVGAPPLAVAAAAAGQQFTVQEREIAASLLMLAGARTPGVGKGKKGVLASSSAKKESCSTPASSPTAAAPPKCDDHKCSVCARGFATGQALGGHKRCHWEKACAEVMAVATPSSCSPLLATSEEVVAATTLDLNLPPPGTMLALPWKSDEDGSLNAALDLKLGY; encoded by the coding sequence ATGGCCACTCCGGTACAGCCTGCCGCGTCTCgttctcctcctcgccctcctcctccgccgctgccgctaccaccgccgccgcctcaccacgACACGACGCTCACCCTGGCGCTCGCGCTGCCGCCTCCCGCGTTCGCCTGCGCGCTCTCCCCGAGGCCGCTGCAggcgcggaggccgcggccggACGGCGctgcctcgtcctcctcgttcCCCAGGGTGCGGTCCTCGCCCACGGGGGACACGCTGCCGTGCACCGAGTGCGGCAAGCGGTTCGCGTCGTGGAAGGCGCTGTTCGGCCACATGCGGTGCCACCCGGAGCGGCAGTGGCGCGggatcacgccgccgccgcacttacggcacgaccaccaccaccagcagcagcagcagcacgccgtgggcgcgccgcccctcgccgtggcggcggcggccgcgggccaGCAGTTCACCGTGCAGGAGCGCGAGATCGCCGCGAGCCTGCTCATGCTCGCCGGCGCACGTACTCCCGGCGTCGGCAAGGGCAAGAAGGGCGTCCTCGCCTCGTCTAGCGCGAAGAAGGAGAGCTGCAGCACGCCGGCTTCttcgccgaccgccgccgcgccgcccaagtGCGACGACCACAAGTGCAGCGTCTGCGCTCGCGGGTTCGCCACCGGGCAGGCTCTCGGCGGGCACAAGCGGTGCCACTGGGAGAAGGCATGCGCAGAGGTGATGGCGGTTGCAACACCTAGCAGCTGCAGCCCGTTGCTTGCAACGtcagaggaggtggtggcggccacCACGCTGGACCTcaacctgccgccgccggggacgatgCTGGCATTGCCATGGAAGAGCGATGAAGACGGCAGCTTGAACGCGGCGCTGGATTTGAAGCTTGGGTACTAG
- the LOC101767081 gene encoding E3 ubiquitin-protein ligase SINA-like 5, with amino-acid sequence MKPTSVGSRMAGGEGAKEETPQLSGPVAANHGRQESKPREAGVVVSFGARSPAAAAPRPRRLTTVLVVDKARLCCSLCSLALKRPIYQCAVGHLACGSCRTKLQVNACRTCGDRGAASAYALCPGLDVFYGELHLPCPYEPYGCKSYIPYYKAATHQGACEHAPCLCPEPGCAFAAPPQALLAHLAAAHSWPVHKIPRFGAIHALRVPAAGPDRLLVVAEEEEVKEGEEDDGDDDKDDDMEGPEVFVLSVRARGEATAVSVACVRANARAGPQYKCVLWAKAPATRGAAGRAARRLCMETDVPSCAQPGEAAVEDGMWLGVAPVMVLGASREIHLSVLIDKI; translated from the exons ATGAAGCCGACGTCGGTGGGGAGCcgcatggccggcggcgagggggcgaAGGAAGAGACGCCGCAGCTGTCGGGCCCCGTAGCGGCCAACCATGGAAGGCAAGAAAGCAAGCCCCGCGAAGCAGGAGTCGTCGTTTCGTTTGGAGcccggtcgccggcggcggcggcgccgcgcccgaGGAGGCTGACGACGGTGCTGGTGGTGGACAAGGCCAGGCTCTGCTGCTCGCTGTGCTCCCTCGCCTTGAAGCGCCCCATCTACCAG TGCGCGGTGGGGCACCTGGCGTGCGGCAGCTGCCGCACGAAGCTCCAGGTCAACGCCTGCCGGACGTGCGGCGaccgcggcgccgcctccgcctacGCGCTCTGCCCCGGCCTCGACGTCTTCTACGGCGAGCTCCACCTCCCGTGCCCCTACGAGCCGTACGGGTGCAAGAGCTACATCCCCTACTACAAGGCCGCCACCCACCAGGGCGCGTGCGAGCACGCGCCGTGCCTCTGCCCGGAGCCCGGCTGCGCCTTCGCCGCCCCGCCGCAGGCGCTGCtcgcccacctcgccgccgcgcactCCTGGCCCGTTCACAAGATCCCCCGCTTCGGCGCCATCCACGcgctccgcgtcccggcggcggggccggaccGCCTCCTGgtcgtggcggaggaggaggaggtgaaggaaggggaggaggacgacggcgatgACGACAAGGACGACGACATGGAGGGCCCGGAGGTGTTCGTGCTGtccgtgcgcgcgcgcggcgaggcCACCGCCGTGTCGGTGGCGTGCGTGAGGGCGAACGCCAGGGCCGGGCCGCAGTACAAGTGCGTGCTCTGGGCGAAGGCGCCGGCGACGCGTggcgcggcggggcgcgcggCCCGCCGCCTGTGCATGGAGACGGACGTGCCGAGCTGCGCGCAGCCCGGCGAGGCCGCCGTGGAGGACGGGATGTGGCTGGGCGTGGCGCCGGTGATGGTGCTCGGGGCGTCCAGGGAGATCCACCTCAGCGTGCTCATCGACAAGATCTGA
- the LOC105914370 gene encoding E3 ubiquitin-protein ligase SINA-like 7: MAEEQPKRLLPSPSGESSKTTKCEAGHLLCGACRSDRRDEGHCRRCGGATAFAHCGPELDLYVGDARVPCPFRAYGCRRSVAYHATAAHQDACPYAPCHCAVPGCPFTASPPRLRDHLAFDHAWPLDRLPGYGKPHPLRVPAGEPHHLLVVEGDERRLFALCVRPRGAASLAVSVSCVRTAAAAEAGPRFTCMLWAQTPAPAAQGAPAGGKGRRLMMEADVASCAVPGGTAVEEGMALYVPPPMLNGPAKEMNIRVRIDVLDPAPASLRSANASSRKA, encoded by the exons ATGGCCGAGGAGCAACCCAAGAGGCTCTTGCCGTCGCCGAGCGGCGAGAGCAGCAAGACGACGAAG TGCGAAGCCGGGCACCTCCTGTGCGGCGCCTGCCGCAGCGACCGCCGCGACGAGGGCCACTGTCGCAggtgcggcggcgccaccgccttcGCCCACTGCGGGCCGGAGCTGGACCTGTACGTCGGCGACGCCAGGGTGCCGTGCCCCTTCCGGGCGTACGGCTGCCGCCGCTCCGTCGCGTACCACGCCACGGCGGCGCACCAGGACGCGTGCCCCTACGCGCCCTGCCACTGCGCGGTGCCCGGGTGCCCCTTCacggcgtcgccgccgaggctcCGGGACCACCTCGCCTTCGACCACGCCTGGCCGCTGGACAGGCTCCCGGGCTACGGCAAGCCGCACCCGCTCCGCGTGCCTGCGGGGGAGCCGCACCACCTCCTGGTCGTCGAGGGGGACGAGCGCCGCCTGTTCGCGCTGTGCGTGcgcccgcgcggcgcggccagcCTCGCCGTGTCGGTGTCGTGCGTccggacggccgccgccgcggaggctgGGCCGCGGTTCACGTGCATGCTCTGGGCGCAgactccggcgccggcggcgcagggcgcgCCCGCCGGCGGCAAGGGGCGGCGCCTTATGATGGAGGCCGACGTGGCGAGCTGCGCGGTGCCCGGCGGGACCGCCGTGGAGGAGGGGATGGCGCTGTacgtgccgccgccgatgctGAACGGGCCGGCTAAGGAGATGAACATCAGAGTCCGCATTGACGTGCTCGATCCAGCTCCGGCCTCGCTTCGCTCTGCTAATGCATCGTCTCGCAAAGCTTAA